A region of Symbiobacterium terraclitae DNA encodes the following proteins:
- the fapR gene encoding transcription factor FapR, with translation MNTGLKKRDRQAALREKIRDNPFLSDEELAHIFGVSIQTIRLDRLALGIPELRERTKSVAERTYGIVKSMGSKEIVGELIDITLGERGISILETTEDMVFERSRVVRGQYIFAQAESLAIALIDADVVLTGLANVKFKRPVTVGEKLVAKGEVIRRRRNQHVVLVETRVGTENVFRGKFSVFAVDPARVAGGANE, from the coding sequence GTGAACACCGGGCTCAAGAAGCGGGATCGGCAGGCGGCTCTACGGGAGAAGATCCGCGACAACCCCTTCCTCAGCGACGAGGAACTGGCGCACATCTTCGGCGTCAGCATCCAGACGATCCGGCTCGACCGGCTCGCCCTGGGCATTCCCGAGCTCAGGGAGCGCACCAAGTCGGTGGCCGAGCGCACCTACGGCATCGTCAAGTCCATGGGGTCCAAGGAGATCGTCGGCGAGCTGATCGACATCACCCTGGGCGAGCGGGGCATCTCGATCCTCGAGACCACCGAGGACATGGTCTTCGAGCGCAGCCGGGTGGTGCGGGGGCAGTATATCTTCGCCCAGGCCGAGTCGCTGGCCATCGCCCTCATCGACGCCGACGTGGTGCTGACGGGCCTGGCCAACGTCAAGTTCAAACGGCCGGTGACCGTCGGCGAGAAGCTGGTGGCCAAGGGCGAGGTGATCCGCCGGCGGCGGAACCAGCACGTGGTGCTGGTGGAGACCCGTGTGGGCACCGAAAACGTATTCCGCGGCAAGTTCTCCGTGTTTGCGGTGGACCCGGCCCGGGTGGCGGGAGGCGCTAACGAATGA
- a CDS encoding DegV family protein, with protein MGIRIVTDSTADLPKALCEEYGIEVVPLTVNFGPESYLDGVNLDSAGFWAKLKESPHHPSTANPAPGDFLERYRRIHEAGDEIVSIHISSRMSGTSQSAQIAAQMLPEARISVIDSRTVSLGLGLVVLGAARMAREGKSREEIVAWAQATCERMNILFTIDTLEFLQRNGRIGKAQALLGSLLGLKLILQVDREGVVAPADKVRGRSRVLARAQEIMQQRVPPGRRIRLAIVHTQSPDEARAWGEEVKRHYQVEEYLVGDLGAVVACHAGPGALGIIFHEVD; from the coding sequence ATGGGGATCCGCATCGTCACCGACAGCACCGCCGACCTGCCGAAGGCGCTCTGCGAGGAGTACGGCATTGAGGTGGTGCCGCTCACAGTCAACTTCGGCCCGGAGTCGTACCTGGACGGCGTGAACCTGGATTCGGCCGGCTTCTGGGCCAAGCTCAAGGAGAGCCCCCACCATCCCAGCACCGCCAACCCCGCTCCGGGCGACTTCCTGGAGCGCTACCGGCGCATCCACGAGGCGGGCGACGAGATCGTCTCCATCCACATCTCGTCCCGGATGTCCGGCACGTCGCAGTCGGCGCAGATCGCCGCGCAGATGCTGCCGGAGGCCCGCATCAGCGTGATCGACTCCCGGACCGTCTCGCTGGGCCTCGGCCTGGTGGTGCTCGGCGCGGCCCGCATGGCCCGGGAAGGGAAGAGCCGGGAGGAGATCGTCGCCTGGGCGCAGGCGACCTGCGAACGGATGAACATCCTCTTCACCATCGACACGCTGGAGTTTCTGCAGCGCAACGGCCGCATCGGCAAGGCGCAGGCGCTGCTGGGCTCGCTCCTCGGCCTCAAGCTCATCCTCCAGGTGGACCGGGAGGGCGTGGTGGCGCCCGCCGACAAGGTGCGCGGCCGCTCCCGCGTGCTGGCCCGGGCCCAGGAGATCATGCAGCAGCGCGTGCCGCCGGGCCGGCGCATCCGTCTGGCCATCGTCCACACGCAGTCGCCCGACGAGGCGCGGGCGTGGGGCGAGGAGGTCAAGCGGCACTACCAGGTGGAGGAGTACCTGGTGGGGGACCTCGGCGCCGTGGTGGCCTGCCACGCAGGACCGGGCGCCCTGGGCATCATCTTCCACGAGGTTGACTAG
- a CDS encoding beta-ketoacyl-ACP synthase III, with amino-acid sequence MSLRPVGITGIGAAVPERVLTNQELERMVETSDEWIRTRTGIRERRIAAPEEASSDYAIRAARKAMAQAGVTPDQVDLIICATVTPDMPFPATAVLVQDAIGAHGAAAFDLSAACPGWVYGVVMAQQSIATGLYNCALVIGVELLSKVVNWKDRSTCVLFGDAAGAAVLQPVSEGRGILASVLGSEGSGACHLNIPAGGSRMPTSPETVARGLHYVQMNGSEVFKFAVRVMNEATVQVVEKAGFGVSDIDLLVPHQANTRIIDSAVKRLGLDPERVVVNLDRYGNTSSASIPVALAEALEEGRLQDGDRVVCVSFGAGLVWGALALRWGR; translated from the coding sequence ATGAGTTTGCGCCCCGTTGGCATCACCGGCATCGGCGCGGCGGTGCCTGAACGGGTCCTCACCAACCAGGAGCTGGAGCGGATGGTGGAGACCTCGGATGAATGGATCCGGACGCGCACCGGCATCCGGGAGCGCCGGATCGCCGCCCCCGAAGAGGCCAGCTCCGACTACGCGATCCGGGCGGCCCGGAAGGCCATGGCGCAGGCCGGGGTCACGCCCGATCAGGTGGATCTGATCATCTGCGCCACCGTCACGCCCGACATGCCCTTCCCGGCGACCGCGGTCCTCGTGCAGGACGCCATCGGCGCGCACGGCGCCGCCGCCTTCGACCTCTCGGCGGCGTGCCCGGGCTGGGTTTACGGCGTCGTCATGGCGCAGCAGTCGATCGCCACGGGGCTTTACAACTGTGCCCTGGTGATCGGCGTGGAACTGCTTTCCAAGGTGGTGAACTGGAAGGACCGGAGCACCTGCGTGCTCTTCGGCGATGCGGCCGGCGCCGCGGTGCTGCAGCCCGTCTCGGAGGGGCGGGGCATCCTGGCCTCCGTGCTGGGCTCGGAGGGATCGGGGGCCTGCCACCTGAACATCCCGGCCGGCGGCTCGCGCATGCCCACGTCGCCCGAGACGGTGGCCCGGGGGCTGCACTACGTACAGATGAACGGCTCCGAGGTGTTCAAGTTCGCCGTGCGGGTCATGAACGAGGCGACCGTGCAGGTGGTGGAGAAGGCCGGTTTCGGCGTCTCCGACATCGACCTGCTGGTGCCGCACCAGGCCAACACCCGCATCATCGACAGCGCGGTGAAGCGCCTGGGGCTCGACCCGGAGCGGGTGGTGGTCAACCTCGACCGCTACGGCAACACCTCGTCGGCCTCGATTCCCGTGGCTCTTGCCGAGGCGCTGGAGGAGGGACGGCTGCAGGACGGCGACCGGGTCGTCTGCGTCTCCTTCGGGGCCGGACTGGTGTGGGGCGCCCTGGCGCTCCGCTGGGGTCGGTGA
- the rpmF gene encoding 50S ribosomal protein L32, translating into MAVPKKKVSKSRRDSRRAHNFRLVAPNLIPCPNCKAPTLPHRVCPTCGYYQGRQVINKEAEAAQ; encoded by the coding sequence ATGGCGGTTCCGAAGAAAAAGGTGTCCAAGTCCCGTAGGGACTCCCGGCGTGCCCACAACTTCCGGCTGGTGGCGCCGAACCTGATCCCGTGCCCGAACTGCAAGGCTCCGACGCTGCCGCACCGGGTGTGCCCCACCTGCGGGTACTATCAGGGTCGGCAGGTGATCAACAAGGAAGCCGAGGCCGCGCAGTAA
- a CDS encoding GNAT family N-acetyltransferase has product MKIYLETERLCLREFRPEDVENLVELDSDPEVMRYLTNGQPTPRERVESEVLPRILEYYERLPGFGYWAAIEKATGAFVGWFHLRPVSGSTDTSTVELGYRLRRSAWGKGYATEGSRALIRKAFTELGARRVTAQTMAVNRASRRVLEKCGLALVRVFWEDWEDPIPGSEEGEVEYAVTREEWQRAASQDPEAGT; this is encoded by the coding sequence TTGAAGATCTACCTGGAGACAGAGCGGCTCTGCCTGCGCGAGTTCAGGCCTGAGGATGTCGAGAACCTGGTCGAACTGGACAGCGACCCGGAAGTGATGCGCTACCTGACCAACGGGCAGCCCACCCCCCGGGAGCGGGTGGAGAGCGAAGTGCTGCCCCGGATCCTCGAGTACTACGAGCGCCTGCCCGGCTTCGGGTACTGGGCCGCCATCGAGAAAGCGACCGGGGCGTTCGTGGGCTGGTTCCACCTGCGGCCCGTCAGCGGGTCAACCGATACATCGACGGTCGAGCTGGGCTACCGGCTGCGCCGGTCAGCCTGGGGTAAGGGGTACGCGACCGAGGGGAGCCGCGCCCTGATCCGCAAGGCCTTCACCGAGCTCGGCGCCCGGCGGGTGACGGCTCAGACCATGGCCGTGAACCGGGCCTCCCGCCGCGTGTTGGAGAAGTGCGGCCTCGCACTGGTGCGGGTCTTCTGGGAGGACTGGGAAGACCCGATTCCGGGCAGCGAGGAGGGCGAGGTCGAGTACGCCGTGACCCGGGAGGAATGGCAGCGCGCCGCGTCCCAGGACCCTGAAGCCGGCACCTGA
- the plsX gene encoding phosphate acyltransferase PlsX, which yields MSFRIAVDAMGSDAAPAPEVAGTIAAAREWTSLRFVLVGDEQRIRAEAQKAGGLPSNVEVMHTTEVITPDEEPTKAVRAKKDASLTVAARLVKEGQADALLSAGSTGALVVVGTLGIGRMKGIDRPALGTIMPTVEQPVFMLDVGATPDARPEWLVQFALMGDIYARQILGLARPRVALLSNGTEAEKGNALVKATYPLLQELESVHFIGNIEARDVPFGGADVVVADGFPGNVLLKTYEGVAMALFKAMKQALTSSPITSIGAALAKPGLKQMAKRFDYTEYGGALLLGLKAPVVKCHGSSNAHAIRSGIRVMKLALEGDVIGRLADAVAKLPAQKPKDKGDSPG from the coding sequence ATGAGCTTTCGCATCGCAGTAGACGCCATGGGCAGCGACGCCGCTCCCGCTCCGGAGGTGGCCGGCACCATCGCCGCCGCCCGGGAGTGGACGTCACTCCGGTTCGTGCTGGTGGGCGACGAGCAGCGCATCCGGGCGGAGGCCCAGAAGGCCGGCGGCCTGCCGTCCAACGTGGAGGTCATGCACACCACCGAGGTGATCACGCCCGACGAGGAGCCCACCAAGGCCGTCCGGGCCAAGAAGGACGCCTCCCTCACCGTCGCCGCGCGGCTGGTGAAGGAGGGGCAGGCCGACGCCCTGCTGAGCGCCGGCTCCACCGGCGCCCTGGTGGTGGTGGGCACACTGGGCATCGGTCGGATGAAGGGGATCGACCGGCCGGCCCTGGGCACGATCATGCCCACGGTGGAGCAGCCCGTCTTCATGCTGGACGTGGGCGCCACGCCCGACGCCCGGCCCGAGTGGCTGGTGCAGTTCGCCCTGATGGGCGACATCTACGCCCGGCAGATCCTGGGCCTGGCCCGGCCCCGGGTGGCGCTGCTGAGCAACGGCACCGAGGCCGAGAAGGGCAACGCCCTGGTCAAGGCCACGTACCCGCTCCTGCAGGAACTCGAGTCCGTCCACTTCATCGGCAACATCGAGGCGCGGGACGTGCCCTTCGGCGGCGCCGACGTGGTGGTGGCCGACGGCTTCCCCGGCAACGTGCTGCTCAAGACCTACGAGGGCGTGGCCATGGCGCTGTTCAAGGCCATGAAGCAGGCGCTCACCTCGTCGCCCATCACCTCGATCGGGGCGGCGCTGGCCAAGCCGGGTCTGAAGCAGATGGCCAAGCGGTTCGACTACACCGAGTACGGCGGCGCCCTGCTGCTGGGACTCAAGGCCCCGGTGGTCAAGTGCCACGGCTCGTCCAACGCCCACGCCATCCGAAGCGGCATCCGGGTGATGAAGCTCGCCCTGGAGGGCGACGTCATCGGCCGGTTGGCAGACGCTGTGGCGAAGCTGCCCGCACAGAAACCCAAGGACAAGGGGGATTCCCCAGGATGA
- the fabD gene encoding ACP S-malonyltransferase encodes MAKIGFLFPGQGAQYVGMGLELARQYPAVARRFEQLNELVGFDLTRLCWEGPEEELKKTANQQPAILALSVACLELLEEQGIRPDVSAGLSLGEYSALVAAGVLTFEEAVPLVRLRGTYMQEAVPLGVGCMAAILGLPTEQVDELCAQAARETGLHVEGANYNCPGQVVVSGHTPAVERCMALAVAAGGRAVRLSVTAPFHSRLLTPAGERLAEALAAVPLRDAQIPVVANVTADYVTQAGEIRRLLIEQVSRPVRWEESVRRMIADGVDTFIEVGPSRTLTGFLRKIDKGATALHVEDPASLARVLDSLGRVC; translated from the coding sequence ATGGCGAAAATCGGCTTCCTCTTCCCCGGGCAGGGCGCCCAGTACGTGGGCATGGGCCTGGAGCTGGCCCGTCAGTATCCCGCCGTCGCCCGCCGCTTCGAGCAGCTGAACGAGCTGGTCGGCTTCGATCTGACCCGCCTCTGCTGGGAGGGGCCGGAAGAGGAACTGAAGAAGACGGCAAACCAGCAGCCCGCCATCCTGGCGCTCTCGGTGGCCTGCCTGGAGCTCCTGGAGGAGCAGGGCATCCGGCCCGACGTCTCCGCCGGCCTCTCGCTGGGCGAGTACAGCGCACTGGTGGCCGCCGGGGTGCTGACCTTCGAGGAGGCGGTACCCCTCGTGCGGCTGCGGGGCACCTACATGCAGGAGGCGGTGCCGCTGGGCGTCGGGTGCATGGCGGCGATCCTGGGGCTGCCCACCGAGCAGGTGGACGAACTCTGCGCACAGGCGGCCCGGGAGACCGGTCTCCACGTGGAGGGGGCCAACTACAACTGCCCCGGCCAGGTGGTGGTCTCGGGCCACACCCCGGCGGTGGAGCGGTGCATGGCGCTGGCCGTGGCCGCGGGCGGGAGGGCGGTCAGGCTCTCCGTCACGGCGCCCTTCCACTCCCGGCTGCTCACGCCCGCGGGTGAGCGGCTGGCCGAGGCCCTGGCGGCGGTTCCGCTGCGCGACGCCCAGATCCCGGTGGTGGCCAACGTCACCGCCGACTACGTCACGCAGGCCGGCGAGATCCGGCGCCTGCTGATCGAGCAGGTCTCCCGGCCGGTGCGCTGGGAGGAGTCGGTGCGCCGCATGATCGCCGACGGGGTGGATACCTTCATCGAGGTGGGCCCCTCCCGGACGCTCACCGGCTTCCTGCGGAAGATCGACAAGGGCGCGACCGCCCTGCACGTGGAGGACCCGGCCTCCCTGGCGCGGGTGCTTGATTCCCTGGGGAGGGTCTGCTAA
- a CDS encoding DUF177 domain-containing protein, producing MRIDVSDIKEETGLHKRIDLSVSLQPIEFGGQEARFDRPFTGTAEIWNLGDRLLVQAALTGEAELSCGRCLGRYREPVEVSFDEEFVEGEPGEGEPAVQEDEDSGRTVSFYTGDEIDLTDPLRDNILLALPMKPLCSEDCQGLCPNCGADLNEGPCGCGRSDERVDPRLAVLKDLLRKPDSQS from the coding sequence GTGCGCATCGACGTGTCGGACATCAAGGAGGAGACGGGCCTACACAAGCGGATCGACCTCTCGGTCAGCCTTCAGCCCATCGAGTTCGGCGGTCAGGAGGCCCGGTTCGACCGGCCCTTCACCGGCACCGCCGAGATCTGGAACCTGGGCGACCGCCTGCTGGTCCAGGCGGCGTTGACCGGCGAGGCCGAACTGAGCTGCGGCCGCTGCCTCGGCCGGTACCGGGAGCCCGTGGAGGTCTCCTTCGATGAGGAGTTCGTCGAGGGCGAGCCGGGCGAGGGCGAGCCGGCGGTCCAGGAGGATGAGGATTCCGGTCGGACCGTCTCGTTCTACACCGGCGACGAGATCGACCTGACGGACCCGCTGCGCGACAACATCCTGCTCGCGCTGCCGATGAAGCCGCTCTGCAGCGAGGACTGCCAGGGGCTCTGCCCGAACTGCGGGGCAGACCTGAACGAGGGGCCGTGCGGCTGCGGCCGCTCGGATGAACGTGTCGATCCCCGGCTGGCGGTGCTGAAGGACCTGCTCCGCAAGCCGGATTCCCAATCCTAG